In Iodobacter fluviatilis, one DNA window encodes the following:
- the gap gene encoding type I glyceraldehyde-3-phosphate dehydrogenase yields MAAIRIAINGYGRIGRNVLRALYESGRTDEFQIVAINDLGDAKTNAHLTQYDTVHGKFAGKVSVDGDFMVVNGDKIRVCAQRNPADLPWAEIGVDVVMECTGFFASKAKASAHITAGAKKVIISAPGGNDVDATIVFGVNHDTLKATDTVISNASCTTNCLAPLVKPLNDKIGLVSGLMTTIHSYTNDQVLTDVYHEDLRRARSATHSMIPTKTGAAAAVALVLPELKGKLDGFAVRVPTINVSLVDLTFTAARATTVEEINQIMKEASEGPMKGVLNYNDLPLVSIDFNHDPASSTYEASQTKVSGGTLVKVLSWYDNEWGFSNRMLDTTKALWNAK; encoded by the coding sequence ATGGCAGCAATTCGTATCGCAATTAACGGCTACGGTCGTATCGGTCGCAATGTACTGCGCGCTTTGTATGAGTCTGGCCGTACTGATGAATTCCAAATCGTGGCAATTAACGATCTGGGTGATGCTAAGACCAATGCTCACCTGACTCAATACGATACCGTGCACGGCAAATTTGCTGGCAAAGTATCGGTTGATGGTGATTTCATGGTGGTAAACGGCGACAAAATCCGCGTTTGTGCTCAGCGTAATCCGGCTGATCTGCCATGGGCAGAAATCGGCGTTGATGTCGTGATGGAATGTACCGGCTTCTTTGCCAGCAAGGCAAAAGCTTCAGCACACATTACTGCTGGCGCGAAAAAAGTCATTATCTCCGCACCAGGTGGTAATGATGTGGATGCAACTATCGTGTTCGGTGTAAACCATGACACGCTGAAAGCTACAGACACGGTTATTTCTAACGCTTCATGCACAACCAACTGCCTTGCGCCGCTGGTTAAGCCATTGAACGATAAAATCGGTTTGGTTTCCGGCCTGATGACCACGATTCACAGCTACACCAATGATCAGGTTCTGACAGACGTTTACCACGAAGACCTGCGTCGTGCCCGTTCAGCAACGCATTCGATGATCCCTACTAAGACTGGCGCTGCTGCTGCGGTTGCACTGGTATTGCCAGAGCTGAAAGGCAAGCTGGATGGTTTCGCTGTTCGCGTTCCAACAATCAATGTGTCTCTGGTTGATCTGACTTTCACTGCTGCACGTGCAACGACTGTTGAAGAAATTAACCAAATCATGAAAGAAGCGTCCGAAGGCCCAATGAAAGGCGTGTTGAACTACAACGACCTGCCATTGGTATCGATCGACTTCAACCATGATCCAGCGTCTTCGACCTATGAAGCATCGCAAACTAAGGTTTCTGGCGGTACTTTGGTGAAAGTGCTGTCTTGGTACGACAACGAGTGGGGCTTCTCCAACCGTATGCTTGATACCACTAAGGCTTTGTGGAACGCTAAATAA
- the pgl gene encoding 6-phosphogluconolactonase, which translates to MSSLSWHECSSKDELDQQLADFIAEQLSTAIATRGQAGIAVSGGRTPAGMFKALRVKELDWSKVIVTLADERWVAPDHADSNERLTRENLLQDKAAKATFISQVSNASSAHEGQPSIEARLAALPSPLDVLILGMGDDGHTASLFPNATELESACVSSALCAAVTPPAAPHQRITLTLPTLAKARSVIVHITGESKKALLKAALLEQKPLSEQYPIRRVLDKAESAKHVFWAA; encoded by the coding sequence ATGTCATCACTGTCATGGCACGAATGTTCATCCAAAGACGAATTAGATCAACAACTGGCAGATTTTATTGCTGAGCAATTAAGCACGGCTATTGCTACACGCGGCCAGGCAGGGATTGCCGTCTCAGGTGGCAGAACTCCGGCAGGCATGTTTAAAGCCCTGCGCGTAAAAGAATTAGACTGGTCAAAAGTCATCGTTACCTTAGCCGATGAGCGCTGGGTTGCTCCCGATCATGCAGATAGCAATGAACGCCTGACACGTGAAAACCTGCTGCAGGATAAAGCAGCCAAAGCGACTTTTATTTCACAAGTGTCGAACGCCAGCTCCGCCCATGAGGGCCAGCCAAGCATTGAAGCACGCCTCGCTGCTCTGCCCTCGCCACTGGATGTCCTGATTTTGGGCATGGGTGATGATGGCCATACCGCATCGCTTTTTCCCAATGCTACAGAGCTTGAAAGCGCCTGTGTATCTAGCGCTCTGTGCGCGGCTGTCACCCCTCCGGCAGCGCCGCATCAACGCATTACGCTCACCCTGCCTACGCTTGCCAAAGCGCGTTCGGTAATCGTACATATCACTGGCGAGAGTAAAAAAGCATTATTGAAAGCGGCTCTGCTTGAGCAAAAACCACTTTCAGAGCAATACCCTATCCGCCGTGTTCTTGATAAGGCAGAAAGTGCCAAACACGTGTTCTGGGCAGCCTGA
- a CDS encoding porin, protein MFKRALIVAAVAAACSASAYAEVTISGSAELDVMYYSNQTTDGKGKFAIDTPVILSFDGADKWDNGASTIWRISQKPGPGGSDKATGSAAFGTREAFIGVKGGFGTVKFGRIFQQTYLQKDWPYLTDGSGNTGEDRGVGSGAFFDNAVGYEGTFGNVNVFASADLGNGFTDKKNGSQGYELGGGATFGAFHIDASYLAQKNATEAEKATFKLDGTIDKAGKAAQAATGYDSTFFVGARGAFGPVTLSLDWAHDKFDRTDVKEDAIHGKVGYSFNDKLSLNAGWTHIKDNGGGDNKADQLSTQLGYNVSKNTMAFVQYRYIKLGAADKTPVGFTWQNQGIAGGKDSMQRLVVGTWTGF, encoded by the coding sequence ATGTTTAAACGTGCTCTGATCGTTGCTGCTGTTGCAGCAGCATGCTCCGCTTCTGCTTACGCAGAAGTTACAATTAGCGGTTCTGCTGAACTGGATGTAATGTACTACTCTAACCAAACTACTGATGGTAAGGGTAAGTTTGCGATCGATACTCCAGTTATTCTGAGCTTTGACGGTGCAGATAAATGGGATAATGGCGCGTCCACTATCTGGCGCATCTCGCAAAAACCAGGCCCAGGCGGTAGCGACAAGGCAACTGGCTCAGCTGCTTTTGGTACTCGTGAAGCTTTCATTGGTGTGAAGGGTGGTTTTGGTACAGTTAAGTTTGGTCGTATCTTCCAACAAACTTACTTGCAAAAAGACTGGCCTTACCTGACAGATGGTTCAGGTAACACTGGTGAAGACCGTGGTGTGGGTTCGGGTGCATTCTTTGACAACGCTGTTGGCTACGAAGGCACTTTTGGTAATGTAAACGTTTTTGCATCTGCTGATCTGGGTAATGGCTTCACAGATAAAAAGAACGGCTCACAAGGTTATGAATTAGGTGGTGGCGCAACATTCGGTGCTTTCCACATTGATGCTTCTTACCTTGCACAAAAGAATGCAACCGAAGCAGAAAAAGCAACATTTAAGCTTGACGGTACAATTGATAAGGCTGGTAAAGCTGCACAGGCTGCAACAGGTTACGACAGCACATTCTTTGTTGGTGCACGTGGCGCGTTTGGTCCGGTTACATTGTCTTTAGACTGGGCTCACGACAAGTTTGACCGTACTGATGTGAAAGAAGATGCGATCCACGGTAAAGTGGGTTATAGCTTCAATGACAAATTGTCTTTGAATGCAGGTTGGACACACATCAAGGATAACGGCGGCGGCGATAACAAGGCTGATCAGCTTAGCACTCAGCTTGGTTATAATGTTTCTAAAAACACCATGGCTTTTGTTCAATACCGTTACATCAAATTGGGTGCAGCTGATAAAACCCCAGTTGGCTTTACATGGCAAAATCAAGGTATTGCAGGTGGTAAAGACAGCATGCAACGTCTTGTTGTTGGTACATGGACAGGCTTCTAA
- a CDS encoding porin, which translates to MFKRVLIATAVSAMFAAPAFADVTISGSAEMDLMYKTNQAGTDGKGKVAEEIAVVINVDGSDKLDSGDKLKWRIAQKVATPDRYDSFGQREAWIGYETKFGEVRFGNQFSNQYLELDGFASSGQGNLWADFGSQQVQYANGVSYFSPKFSGFSFAGQYDLGNGRNSARAMELTANYTGYGFNVSAGASEAKNSKYASSASMVFGGNKWGHSGDFTKGGVNGFELDKDGNPVGVLGENKLRTYNIDAAYKTGAFDFKAGYKRNEWNGNVILNSGAGEKTTVDQFLVAAGYTMGKNNFNLGYQRVQDSKTDATKYDDGMNVINAQYNYTLSKNTVAFAQVRHHMLDTAGQASVMTGASQLDGFALGSDKKNSTRLLVGTWTAF; encoded by the coding sequence ATGTTTAAGCGCGTTCTTATCGCTACTGCCGTATCCGCAATGTTTGCAGCTCCTGCATTCGCCGATGTAACCATCAGCGGTTCTGCTGAAATGGATCTGATGTACAAGACCAACCAAGCTGGTACAGATGGTAAAGGTAAAGTTGCTGAAGAAATCGCTGTTGTGATCAATGTTGATGGTTCAGACAAGCTGGATTCTGGCGACAAACTCAAATGGCGTATTGCTCAAAAAGTAGCGACCCCAGATCGTTACGACAGCTTCGGTCAACGTGAAGCTTGGATCGGTTACGAAACTAAATTCGGTGAAGTTCGCTTCGGTAACCAATTCTCTAACCAATACCTTGAATTAGATGGTTTTGCATCTTCAGGCCAAGGTAACTTGTGGGCTGACTTTGGTTCGCAACAAGTTCAATACGCGAACGGCGTAAGCTACTTCTCACCTAAATTCAGCGGCTTCAGCTTTGCTGGTCAATACGATTTAGGTAACGGTCGCAATTCAGCACGTGCAATGGAACTGACAGCTAACTACACAGGCTACGGTTTCAATGTTTCTGCTGGTGCTTCTGAAGCTAAAAACAGCAAGTATGCTTCTTCTGCTTCCATGGTATTCGGCGGCAATAAATGGGGTCACTCAGGTGACTTCACTAAAGGCGGCGTTAATGGTTTTGAGTTAGACAAAGATGGCAATCCTGTTGGCGTTTTAGGCGAAAACAAACTGCGCACTTACAATATCGATGCAGCTTACAAAACTGGCGCATTCGATTTCAAAGCGGGCTACAAGCGTAATGAGTGGAATGGTAACGTTATTCTGAACTCTGGCGCGGGTGAGAAGACCACTGTAGACCAATTCTTGGTTGCTGCTGGTTACACCATGGGTAAGAACAACTTTAACCTTGGCTACCAACGCGTTCAAGACAGCAAAACTGATGCTACTAAGTATGATGACGGTATGAACGTTATCAATGCTCAGTACAACTACACTCTGTCTAAGAACACAGTTGCTTTTGCTCAAGTTCGTCACCACATGTTAGATACTGCTGGCCAAGCTAGCGTAATGACTGGTGCTTCACAGCTTGATGGTTTTGCTCTTGGTTCAGACAAGAAAAACTCTACACGCCTGTTAGTAGGTACATGGACAGCGTTCTAA
- the edd gene encoding phosphogluconate dehydratase, with protein MSVHPKLAEVTARIIARSQGPRSRYLARLEKAASKEPLRKGLACTNQAHAWAAAPENDKIMMREMRQPNLGIVSAYNDMLSAHQPFEAFPAIIKEAVRHAGATAQFAGGVPAMCDGVTQGQPGMELSLFSRDVIAMSTAVGLSHNVFDSVVCLGVCDKIVPGLLIGALQFGHLPTVFVPAGPMTSGIANSEKAKARQLFAEGKCGREELLASEEGSYHGAGTCTFFGTANSNQMLMEVMGLHLPGAAFVNPNTPLREALTVAAAQRAIAITYKGDEFTPVGKVVDEKCIVNGIVGLMATGGSTNHTIHLIAIARAAGIIIDWSDFDDLSAIIPLLAKIYPNGSADVNHFHAAGGMGFLIRELLDAGLLHEDVLTVAGKSLRPYANEPFLGEDGKAVWRPAPLEPIDDNVVRHASNPFSADGGLRLLAGNLGRSVIKISAVKPENRCVEAPAIVFDDQDDVLAAFKRGELEKDFVVVLRFQGPRANGMPELHKLTPVLGLLQDRGFKVALVTDGRMSGASGKVPSAIHMTPEVLNGGPLGKVRNGDIIRLDADAGVVEAKVDAAEWAARTVDTADLSANEHGMGRELFATFRAAATGAEEGAISMGLAH; from the coding sequence ATGTCCGTTCATCCCAAGCTTGCCGAAGTCACTGCGCGTATTATCGCAAGAAGCCAAGGCCCACGCTCCCGTTATTTAGCCCGCCTTGAAAAGGCGGCCAGTAAGGAGCCGCTGCGTAAAGGCTTAGCCTGTACCAATCAGGCTCATGCCTGGGCCGCAGCGCCAGAAAACGACAAAATTATGATGCGTGAAATGCGTCAGCCCAATCTGGGAATTGTCTCTGCTTACAATGACATGCTGTCGGCGCATCAGCCTTTTGAAGCCTTCCCCGCCATCATCAAAGAAGCCGTGCGTCATGCAGGGGCTACCGCTCAGTTTGCAGGGGGCGTTCCCGCCATGTGTGATGGGGTAACACAGGGCCAGCCAGGCATGGAGCTCAGCCTGTTCAGTCGTGATGTGATTGCGATGTCTACCGCTGTTGGCCTGTCGCACAATGTGTTTGATAGCGTGGTTTGCTTAGGGGTCTGCGACAAGATTGTGCCGGGTTTACTGATCGGAGCCCTGCAGTTTGGCCATTTGCCAACCGTTTTTGTGCCCGCTGGTCCGATGACTTCGGGTATTGCAAATAGTGAAAAAGCCAAGGCGCGTCAGTTATTTGCTGAGGGTAAATGCGGGCGCGAAGAGTTGCTGGCTTCTGAAGAAGGTTCTTACCACGGTGCGGGTACTTGTACCTTCTTTGGTACAGCCAACTCAAATCAAATGTTGATGGAAGTGATGGGCCTGCATTTGCCGGGTGCAGCTTTCGTTAATCCTAACACTCCCTTACGTGAAGCCCTGACTGTTGCTGCGGCGCAACGTGCGATTGCCATTACTTATAAAGGCGATGAATTTACGCCGGTAGGTAAAGTGGTCGATGAAAAATGTATCGTAAACGGCATTGTTGGCCTGATGGCCACGGGCGGATCGACCAATCACACCATTCACTTGATTGCCATTGCACGCGCTGCGGGCATCATTATTGACTGGAGCGATTTTGACGATTTATCAGCCATTATTCCTTTGCTGGCAAAAATTTATCCTAATGGCTCGGCCGATGTAAATCACTTCCATGCTGCGGGCGGGATGGGTTTCTTGATTCGCGAATTGCTCGACGCGGGCTTGTTGCACGAAGACGTGCTGACGGTAGCAGGTAAGAGCTTGCGTCCGTATGCCAACGAGCCTTTCTTGGGTGAGGATGGCAAGGCGGTATGGCGTCCGGCCCCGCTTGAGCCTATCGATGACAATGTGGTTCGTCATGCAAGTAACCCATTTAGTGCAGATGGTGGTTTACGTTTACTGGCGGGCAATCTGGGCCGCTCTGTCATCAAAATTTCTGCTGTTAAGCCAGAAAATCGCTGTGTAGAAGCGCCAGCAATTGTGTTTGATGATCAGGACGATGTGCTGGCTGCATTTAAGCGTGGCGAGCTAGAGAAAGATTTCGTGGTGGTTCTGCGCTTCCAGGGGCCGCGTGCCAATGGGATGCCAGAGCTGCATAAGCTGACACCTGTGCTGGGCCTCTTGCAGGATCGTGGTTTTAAAGTGGCTTTGGTGACCGATGGCCGTATGTCAGGCGCATCAGGTAAGGTGCCTTCTGCGATTCATATGACGCCGGAAGTCTTGAATGGCGGCCCTCTGGGCAAGGTAAGAAATGGCGACATCATCCGTCTTGATGCAGATGCGGGTGTGGTTGAAGCAAAGGTCGATGCTGCTGAATGGGCCGCGCGTACCGTGGATACAGCGGATCTGTCCGCTAACGAGCATGGTATGGGGCGCGAGTTGTTCGCCACATTCCGGGCTGCAGCAACTGGCGCTGAAGAAGGCGCAATCAGCATGGGCCTTGCCCATTAA
- the hexR gene encoding transcriptional regulator HexR has product MLERIKAALDSLSKSERKVAELVIEQPNLVANAPIAQIADLALVSQPTVIRFCRSLNCSGLQDFKLRLTRSLVSGVPYVHSMVSRDDSAHDLARKLFDNNISHLLRCRNELDTEVLERAITIMSNAKKIEVYGQGQSGAVAIDAQNKFFRLGVPTVSYTDPHMHGMSASMLGPGDAVVAISNSGRTLDLLRSVEIARDAGADVIGITHSKSPLAKRCSLCLFADTMEDPDLYTPMITRIVHLVIIDVLAVGVALRRGPELIDQLEKMKRSLKEKRVRGHDNYS; this is encoded by the coding sequence ATGCTCGAACGTATCAAGGCCGCACTCGACAGCCTCAGCAAATCAGAACGAAAAGTGGCAGAGCTGGTTATTGAGCAACCTAATCTAGTTGCCAATGCCCCGATTGCGCAAATTGCCGACTTAGCGCTTGTTTCACAGCCTACCGTGATTCGTTTTTGTCGCTCACTCAACTGCTCTGGCTTGCAGGATTTCAAGCTGCGCCTCACACGCAGCTTGGTATCCGGCGTGCCCTATGTGCACTCCATGGTGAGCCGCGACGATTCAGCACATGATTTGGCACGTAAATTATTCGACAATAATATTTCGCACCTGCTGCGCTGCCGTAATGAGCTCGACACCGAAGTACTGGAGCGTGCCATCACGATCATGTCGAATGCCAAAAAAATTGAGGTCTATGGGCAAGGGCAATCAGGTGCTGTCGCAATAGATGCACAGAATAAGTTTTTCCGCTTAGGCGTACCGACTGTTTCATATACCGATCCGCATATGCACGGTATGAGCGCATCCATGCTGGGGCCGGGGGATGCCGTTGTTGCTATTTCCAACTCGGGCCGCACCCTTGATTTACTGCGCTCAGTAGAAATTGCCCGCGATGCCGGGGCCGATGTGATTGGGATAACCCATTCCAAATCGCCGCTGGCCAAGCGTTGCTCGCTCTGTCTTTTTGCCGACACGATGGAAGATCCTGATCTTTACACCCCAATGATTACCCGAATTGTGCACCTGGTGATTATTGACGTACTTGCCGTCGGTGTAGCACTCAGGCGCGGACCAGAACTCATAGACCAACTCGAAAAAATGAAGCGCAGCCTCAAAGAAAAGCGTGTTCGTGGTCATGACAACTACAGCTGA
- the zwf gene encoding glucose-6-phosphate dehydrogenase, whose protein sequence is MTQIDAFDMVLFGGTGDLVMRKLLPALYHQHQEGNLPLEGRIVCLGRSVPDTAAYLKKAHALAVGYLGKHYNDADWATFAERIEYLQLDANHPAEFTKLADALNAFPKRVRVFYLSTAPDLFAPISKSLSEVGLAAGNARVVLEKPLGHDLASSNKINDEVGEYFQEHQIYRIDHYLGKEPVQNLMALRFANTLLEPLWRREWIRDVQITVTEQVGVESRADFYDKTGALRDMVQNHLLQLLTIVAMEPPASIDADAVRDEKLKILRALKPLSTEDVHTKVVRGQYRAGAVAGKPVPGYLDEPDVPAGSKTETFVALKAEIQTWRWAGVPFYLRTGKRLSERLAEIVINFREAPHSIYGRTASTPNRLVIQLQPDESVRLYMMAKEPGNQGRLRPVHLDMDFKETFKTRSPEAYERLLLDVIRGDLSLFVRRDEQRAAWRWVEPIIDNWESSSDGPKPYTAGTWGPAASSALLSRDGLCWHEED, encoded by the coding sequence ATGACTCAGATCGACGCTTTCGACATGGTGCTGTTCGGCGGCACTGGCGACTTGGTAATGCGCAAATTACTTCCTGCGCTCTACCATCAACATCAAGAAGGCAATCTGCCCCTGGAAGGACGCATCGTCTGTTTGGGCCGCAGCGTTCCAGATACTGCCGCTTACCTCAAAAAAGCACATGCTTTAGCTGTAGGCTATCTGGGCAAACACTACAATGACGCCGACTGGGCAACGTTTGCTGAACGGATTGAATATCTGCAATTGGATGCCAATCACCCTGCAGAATTCACCAAGTTGGCCGATGCACTGAATGCCTTTCCAAAGCGCGTTCGCGTGTTTTATCTGTCAACTGCACCTGATTTATTCGCCCCTATTTCAAAAAGCCTTTCTGAAGTTGGCCTTGCCGCTGGCAATGCCCGCGTGGTGCTTGAAAAGCCATTGGGACATGATTTAGCTTCATCAAACAAGATTAATGACGAAGTCGGTGAATATTTCCAAGAGCACCAAATTTATCGCATCGACCATTATCTGGGCAAAGAACCTGTTCAGAACTTAATGGCTCTGCGCTTTGCCAACACCTTGCTCGAGCCACTATGGCGCAGAGAATGGATTCGCGATGTTCAAATCACCGTGACCGAGCAGGTAGGTGTTGAATCGCGTGCCGATTTCTACGATAAAACCGGTGCGCTGCGTGATATGGTACAAAACCATCTCTTACAGCTGCTGACAATTGTCGCCATGGAGCCGCCTGCATCGATTGATGCCGACGCGGTTCGTGATGAAAAGCTCAAAATTTTACGCGCCTTAAAGCCCCTCTCTACTGAAGATGTGCACACCAAAGTCGTGCGCGGTCAGTATCGCGCTGGCGCAGTCGCTGGCAAGCCAGTACCTGGCTATCTTGATGAACCAGATGTTCCGGCTGGCTCAAAAACCGAAACCTTTGTTGCACTGAAGGCTGAAATTCAAACTTGGCGCTGGGCAGGTGTACCGTTTTATCTGCGCACCGGCAAACGTTTATCCGAGCGTCTTGCTGAGATCGTGATTAATTTCCGTGAAGCACCCCATTCTATTTATGGCCGCACTGCCAGCACGCCAAACCGCTTGGTTATTCAGCTGCAACCAGATGAATCCGTACGCCTTTACATGATGGCAAAAGAGCCGGGCAATCAAGGCCGCCTGCGTCCTGTGCATCTGGATATGGATTTCAAAGAAACCTTCAAAACACGCAGCCCTGAAGCATACGAGCGCCTGTTGCTGGATGTGATTCGTGGCGATCTATCGCTGTTTGTACGCCGCGACGAGCAGCGTGCTGCATGGCGCTGGGTTGAGCCCATTATTGATAACTGGGAAAGCAGCTCTGATGGCCCTAAGCCATACACTGCAGGCACTTGGGGGCCGGCAGCATCATCCGCCCTGCTGTCCCGTGATGGCCTATGCTGGCACGAAGAAGATTAA
- a CDS encoding ABC-F family ATPase, with amino-acid sequence MISTFNITMQFGAKPLFEKVSVKFGDGNRYGLIGANGCGKSTFMKILGGDLEPTGGNVSLEPGVRLGKLKQDQFAFEDSRVIDVVMQGHTELWAVLAERDAIYANLEATEDDYMRAAELEGKVAEYDGYTAEARAGALLLGAGIPIEQHFGPMSDVAPGWKLRVLLAQALFSNPEVLLLDEPTNNLDINTIRWLENSLNERDSTMIIISHDRHFLNQVCTHVADVDFREIRIYPGTYDDYMIASTQARERLLTDNQKAKEKVAELNSFAARFSANKSKARQATSRLKLADKIKEGMVDVKPSSRQNPYIRFEVDEKAKLHRQAVELSLVSKSFDKPLIQNLDLILEAGQKIAVIGGNGVGKSTLMKLLMDVIHPDSGKIKWAEKAQLGYFAQDHEADFEEDITLFDWMKQWSQPGTDDQVIRGILGRLLFGGDDVKKSVKVLSGGEKGRMLYGKLILETPNVLIMDEPTNHMDMESIESLNLALDLFKGTLLFVSHDRIFVSSLATQILELNGDGTYNYYVGGYEDYLASRGLD; translated from the coding sequence ATGATCAGTACTTTTAATATTACAATGCAATTTGGTGCAAAGCCTTTGTTTGAAAAGGTTTCAGTAAAATTTGGTGATGGCAATCGCTATGGTTTGATTGGCGCAAATGGCTGCGGTAAATCTACATTTATGAAGATTTTGGGCGGCGATTTAGAGCCAACTGGCGGGAATGTCAGCTTAGAGCCAGGTGTGCGCTTGGGTAAGCTGAAGCAGGATCAGTTTGCTTTTGAAGACAGCCGCGTCATTGATGTGGTTATGCAGGGCCACACAGAGCTGTGGGCGGTACTGGCTGAGCGCGATGCAATTTATGCAAATTTAGAAGCAACAGAAGATGATTATATGCGTGCTGCTGAGCTGGAAGGCAAGGTGGCCGAATACGATGGTTACACGGCTGAAGCGCGCGCTGGCGCATTGTTGTTGGGGGCGGGTATTCCGATTGAGCAGCATTTTGGGCCGATGAGTGATGTGGCACCAGGCTGGAAGCTGCGCGTATTGCTGGCGCAAGCGCTGTTTTCTAATCCGGAAGTCTTGCTGCTCGATGAGCCAACGAATAACTTGGATATCAACACAATTCGCTGGCTGGAAAACTCGCTCAATGAGCGTGATTCCACCATGATTATTATTTCGCACGATCGTCACTTTTTGAACCAAGTATGTACTCACGTGGCGGATGTGGATTTCCGTGAAATTCGCATCTATCCGGGCACTTATGATGATTACATGATTGCTTCTACGCAAGCACGTGAGCGTTTGCTAACAGATAACCAGAAAGCCAAAGAAAAAGTAGCTGAGCTTAATTCCTTTGCTGCGCGATTCTCTGCTAATAAATCCAAAGCTCGTCAGGCGACCAGCCGTCTGAAGCTGGCAGATAAGATTAAAGAAGGTATGGTGGATGTCAAACCATCCAGCCGCCAGAATCCATATATTCGTTTTGAAGTGGATGAAAAAGCCAAGCTGCACCGCCAGGCTGTTGAGCTTTCCCTCGTTTCTAAGTCTTTTGATAAGCCATTGATTCAAAATCTTGATCTGATTCTGGAAGCGGGCCAGAAGATTGCCGTGATTGGTGGTAATGGTGTGGGTAAATCCACACTGATGAAGCTGCTGATGGATGTGATTCATCCCGATAGCGGCAAGATCAAATGGGCAGAAAAAGCGCAGCTGGGTTATTTTGCTCAGGATCATGAAGCTGATTTTGAAGAAGATATCACGCTGTTTGACTGGATGAAGCAGTGGAGCCAGCCTGGTACTGATGACCAAGTGATTCGCGGTATTTTGGGCCGCTTATTATTCGGTGGTGACGATGTTAAAAAATCGGTCAAAGTACTGTCAGGTGGTGAAAAAGGCCGCATGCTGTACGGCAAGCTGATCCTAGAAACGCCTAATGTGCTGATTATGGATGAGCCGACTAACCATATGGATATGGAGTCGATCGAATCTTTGAATCTGGCTTTGGATTTATTCAAAGGCACGCTGTTATTTGTATCCCATGACCGGATTTTTGTAAGCTCGCTGGCTACACAAATCTTAGAACTGAATGGTGATGGCACATATAACTACTATGTGGGTGGTTATGAGGATTACTTGGCAAGCCGTGGTCTTGATTAA
- the eda gene encoding bifunctional 4-hydroxy-2-oxoglutarate aldolase/2-dehydro-3-deoxy-phosphogluconate aldolase, translated as MQIREIMRSCPVMPVLVIEKEEHAVPLAKALVEGGICVLEVTLRTDAALAAVRAIVDNVPGAIVGVGTVVRPEQFAQAKAAGAVFAVTPGLTPKLAAAAREAKIELLPGVMTPSEAIAALEEGFDALKLFPAEQAGSLSMLKAMGGPLPQILFCPTGGVSPESAPKLLALPNVGCVGGSWLAPKEMVAAGDWAGITALARAAAALAKS; from the coding sequence ATGCAAATTCGCGAAATCATGCGCTCTTGTCCGGTGATGCCGGTTTTGGTAATCGAGAAAGAAGAGCATGCGGTGCCTCTAGCCAAGGCTTTGGTTGAAGGCGGTATTTGTGTACTGGAAGTCACCCTGCGTACTGATGCCGCTTTGGCTGCTGTGCGTGCCATTGTTGATAACGTGCCTGGTGCCATTGTGGGTGTGGGCACCGTTGTTCGCCCTGAGCAATTTGCACAAGCTAAAGCCGCAGGTGCGGTATTTGCGGTAACGCCTGGCCTGACACCTAAGCTGGCTGCTGCGGCCCGCGAAGCAAAAATTGAATTACTGCCCGGTGTAATGACACCATCCGAGGCGATTGCAGCACTGGAAGAAGGTTTCGATGCATTGAAACTCTTCCCTGCAGAGCAAGCTGGTAGTTTAAGCATGCTTAAAGCAATGGGCGGCCCATTGCCGCAAATTTTATTCTGCCCTACTGGTGGCGTAAGCCCGGAATCAGCACCTAAGCTATTGGCCTTGCCAAATGTTGGGTGTGTGGGCGGATCATGGCTGGCACCTAAAGAAATGGTTGCTGCGGGTGATTGGGCTGGTATTACTGCGCTGGCCCGTGCCGCAGCTGCATTAGCTAAGTCATAA